A region from the Candidatus Thiothrix putei genome encodes:
- a CDS encoding MoxR family ATPase produces MTTATLTLEQASQLAENIRHEISKALIGQKQVVRETLIALLAGGHVLIEGVPGLGKTLLVRALARTISGQFARIQFTPDLMPADISGHVLFDMQHQSFNVRKGPVFTNLLLADEINRAPAKTQSALLEVMQEQQVTIEGKALPVPLPFMTLATQNPLEQEGTYPLPEAQLDRFLLKVFIDYPALEEEAEMVMVVTDKQIGDRFNLNNLQAIATPEQVMAMQTVVADIAVDVAVLDYAVRITRATRHWQGLRFGAGPRGSIALIRAARANALLAGRDFVHPDDIKQVCLPVLRHRVSLTPEMELEGYNADHLLTAVLDKTEAPRS; encoded by the coding sequence ATGACAACAGCAACCCTGACGCTTGAACAAGCCAGCCAACTGGCAGAAAACATCCGCCATGAAATCAGCAAAGCACTGATAGGGCAAAAACAAGTGGTACGCGAAACCCTCATTGCGTTACTCGCAGGTGGGCATGTGTTGATTGAAGGTGTACCCGGTCTTGGCAAAACCCTGCTGGTACGCGCCCTTGCCCGCACCATTTCCGGGCAATTTGCCCGTATCCAGTTTACCCCTGATTTGATGCCTGCGGACATCAGCGGACATGTACTGTTCGACATGCAACACCAGAGTTTCAACGTGCGCAAAGGGCCGGTATTCACCAATCTATTGTTGGCGGATGAAATCAATCGTGCACCGGCAAAAACCCAATCCGCTTTATTGGAAGTCATGCAAGAGCAGCAGGTCACGATCGAAGGTAAAGCCTTGCCTGTCCCCCTGCCCTTCATGACACTGGCTACCCAAAATCCCCTGGAACAAGAAGGCACGTACCCATTGCCCGAAGCCCAACTGGATCGCTTCCTACTAAAAGTATTCATTGACTACCCCGCATTAGAGGAAGAAGCGGAAATGGTTATGGTCGTCACTGACAAACAAATCGGTGATCGTTTCAACTTGAATAATCTGCAAGCGATTGCCACCCCTGAACAAGTCATGGCAATGCAAACAGTGGTCGCTGATATTGCCGTGGATGTCGCGGTGCTGGATTACGCGGTACGTATTACCCGTGCCACTCGTCATTGGCAAGGACTGCGCTTTGGAGCCGGGCCGCGCGGCAGTATCGCGCTGATTCGTGCTGCGCGTGCTAATGCTTTGCTGGCAGGACGCGACTTCGTGCACCCGGATGACATCAAACAAGTCTGTTTACCCGTACTGCGCCACCGGGTTTCATTGACACCAGAAATGGAACTAGAAGGGTATAATGCCGACCACTTATTAACCGCCGTTCTCGACAAGACCGAAGCACCCCGTTCATGA
- a CDS encoding stage II sporulation protein M, with protein sequence MKQEQFIQHYQPLWDQIAAWLDYQQIPKKQRERDVLTAPALDFPRAYRQLCHHLALAQSRMYSPLLIAQLNDLVTRGHHSLYTSRLHFAHRFIQFYFQDLPQLVRREWQAMLLAGMLFFGSFFAILIAIQLEPELVYSVMDGTTVANMENMYDPQRASRFGREREADSDVYMFGFYIKNNTGIGFQVFAGGLLYGLGSVFFLLFNGLYIGAAAGHLTQIGYTETFWGFVAGHSAFELTAIVLSGAAGFKLAAALIIPGRKSRTLALRDNAQEAILIVYGAATLFIMAAFVEAFWSSQTWIPLLIKYAIGIALWLLVIGYFAFLGREEVTDET encoded by the coding sequence ATGAAACAAGAGCAATTCATTCAACACTATCAACCGCTGTGGGATCAAATTGCTGCATGGCTTGATTATCAACAAATCCCTAAAAAGCAACGTGAACGTGACGTTTTAACCGCACCTGCTCTCGATTTTCCTCGTGCCTACCGCCAACTGTGCCACCATTTAGCGTTAGCACAATCCCGCATGTACAGCCCGCTATTGATTGCGCAACTCAACGATCTGGTGACACGCGGGCATCACAGTTTGTATACCTCAAGGCTGCATTTCGCCCATCGCTTCATTCAGTTTTATTTTCAGGATTTACCGCAATTAGTGCGGCGCGAATGGCAAGCGATGCTGTTAGCGGGAATGCTGTTTTTCGGTAGTTTTTTTGCCATACTGATTGCCATACAACTCGAACCGGAACTGGTGTATTCGGTCATGGATGGTACAACAGTCGCCAATATGGAAAACATGTATGACCCGCAACGTGCTTCACGCTTTGGGCGCGAACGTGAAGCCGATAGCGATGTGTATATGTTCGGGTTTTACATTAAGAATAATACTGGCATTGGTTTTCAGGTATTTGCAGGTGGCTTATTATACGGTTTAGGTAGCGTGTTCTTTCTGCTGTTCAACGGCTTATACATTGGGGCAGCCGCCGGGCATTTGACACAAATCGGTTATACCGAAACTTTTTGGGGATTTGTGGCAGGGCATAGCGCTTTCGAGTTAACTGCGATTGTGTTATCGGGAGCAGCAGGGTTTAAATTGGCAGCCGCCTTGATTATACCGGGGCGTAAATCGCGGACGCTGGCATTACGCGATAATGCACAAGAGGCCATTTTAATTGTTTACGGTGCGGCAACACTATTCATCATGGCGGCATTTGTGGAAGCCTTTTGGTCGTCACAAACATGGATTCCTTTGTTGATAAAATATGCCATTGGCATTGCATTATGGCTGCTAGTCATTGGCTATTTCGCCTTTTTAGGGCGCGAGGAAGTCACGGATGAAACTTGA
- a CDS encoding RDD family protein gives MRLDTTYTVNTPEGIALQLSPAGPAPRLLAWALDLLLRILISALLFAALAIFGRMGMGIALILTFLLEWFYPVYFELRHQGQTPGKKMFDLYVAQADASPVTATASLVRNLLRVVDFLPLLYGFGFASMMLNQRFQRLGDLAANTVVLHKTYRNGHNAVMNVEPIRPEVALTLPEQQAIILFAQRSHTLTPSRLEELAQMTGVLVAQQENPTCWLQGIARWLTGGGRT, from the coding sequence ATGAGATTAGACACCACCTATACGGTCAACACGCCTGAAGGCATTGCTTTACAACTGTCACCCGCAGGCCCTGCGCCACGTTTATTAGCATGGGCATTGGATTTGTTGTTACGCATACTCATCAGCGCTTTGCTCTTTGCCGCTCTTGCCATCTTCGGCAGAATGGGTATGGGAATTGCTCTGATCCTCACCTTTCTCTTGGAATGGTTTTATCCCGTCTATTTTGAGTTGCGCCATCAAGGGCAAACACCCGGCAAAAAAATGTTTGACCTCTACGTGGCACAAGCCGATGCCAGTCCGGTAACAGCCACTGCCTCTTTAGTCCGTAACTTACTACGAGTAGTGGATTTTTTGCCCTTACTGTACGGTTTTGGCTTTGCCAGCATGATGCTCAATCAACGTTTTCAACGCCTCGGTGATTTGGCGGCAAATACGGTAGTGCTCCATAAAACCTACCGCAATGGACATAACGCTGTGATGAACGTTGAACCGATACGCCCAGAAGTCGCGCTTACCTTGCCAGAACAACAAGCCATCATATTATTTGCGCAACGTAGCCATACCCTCACCCCTTCGCGCCTGGAAGAACTCGCTCAAATGACAGGCGTCTTGGTCGCACAACAAGAAAATCCTACCTGCTGGTTGCAAGGCATTGCCCGCTGGCTAACCGGCGGCGGTAGAACATGA
- a CDS encoding efflux RND transporter periplasmic adaptor subunit, with amino-acid sequence MTIRKKASVLLIAGLFASTFAVQAAEIIQVETAGARSQSVLGSTVIPYKEVTLIAQIPGVVKYVAGAVGTNLTEGAVVFKIDEAQLMAKRNAVVAQISIAQAGVQNAQAQYYREMTSPRSKDVSAMPGFGMPSMFDRMAVRPFAESFMGGYDSDTIRQGDLTNAMSAVSQAQGQLQQAMSQLQEIDSALRDASALAPFEGIILEKMVEVGDTVQPGQPLVKFGYVKYKRLQADVPSGLVGNLSKDMLLPARIDGSTDTSVRVSEIYPIADPSRHTVTVKFDIPMEITTAPGMYAEIYVPENKKGGSQVTVIPRSALMKGSSLPGVLVVKDDNTSELRMVRLGAEQNGGSKVAVISGLNPGEKIINNPPTGVTSGWMPTTVNPTPVNSTPTPAPVPSPPAK; translated from the coding sequence ATGACTATACGCAAAAAAGCGTCGGTATTGTTAATCGCTGGTTTGTTTGCCAGCACATTTGCTGTACAAGCCGCTGAAATCATTCAAGTTGAAACCGCAGGCGCTCGTTCGCAATCGGTCTTGGGTAGCACCGTTATTCCGTACAAAGAAGTGACCTTGATCGCCCAGATCCCCGGTGTGGTGAAATACGTTGCGGGCGCGGTGGGTACTAATCTGACGGAAGGCGCGGTTGTCTTCAAGATTGACGAAGCCCAACTCATGGCCAAGCGTAACGCCGTGGTTGCACAAATTTCCATTGCACAAGCTGGCGTACAAAACGCGCAAGCCCAGTATTACCGTGAAATGACTTCACCACGCAGCAAAGATGTAAGCGCAATGCCCGGTTTTGGGATGCCATCCATGTTTGACCGCATGGCAGTGCGCCCGTTTGCGGAATCGTTCATGGGCGGTTATGACTCTGACACCATCCGTCAGGGCGATTTAACCAATGCTATGTCAGCCGTTTCGCAAGCACAAGGCCAGCTCCAGCAAGCCATGTCGCAGTTGCAGGAAATCGACTCTGCCTTACGTGATGCCAGCGCTCTTGCACCGTTTGAAGGCATTATCCTCGAAAAAATGGTCGAAGTGGGTGATACCGTGCAACCCGGTCAACCACTGGTCAAATTCGGCTACGTCAAATACAAACGCTTGCAAGCCGATGTGCCTTCCGGTCTGGTCGGCAATTTGAGCAAAGACATGCTGTTACCGGCACGCATTGACGGCAGTACCGACACCTCGGTACGGGTTTCCGAAATTTACCCTATCGCCGATCCTAGCCGCCACACGGTCACGGTAAAGTTTGATATTCCGATGGAAATCACCACCGCACCGGGTATGTACGCGGAAATTTATGTGCCTGAAAACAAAAAGGGCGGCAGCCAAGTCACCGTGATTCCGCGCTCTGCGTTGATGAAAGGCAGCAGTTTACCGGGTGTTTTGGTGGTTAAAGACGACAATACCTCTGAACTGCGTATGGTACGTTTGGGTGCAGAGCAGAATGGCGGTAGCAAAGTAGCCGTTATTTCGGGTTTGAATCCGGGTGAGAAAATCATTAACAACCCACCTACGGGGGTTACATCTGGTTGGATGCCGACTACGGTTAACCCAACACCTGTTAACTCAACGCCAACACCTGCTCCGGTTCCCTCCCCGCCAGCAAAATAA
- a CDS encoding DUF4350 domain-containing protein — protein sequence MKLQSILIGLFVALVTTTGVLWFLNTYEYKEVDEYIGFRGEARENPLFAARLFLKRMGIPAERKESLQRLPDTNTVLVIDTDRYTLSRATVDEILAWVERGGHLITRVRQTLAETDVEASASNDLLQLALGVTTGEHIIPDDDDLPLEAELSTMSHPLQVDPEFFYALNTTAEQAYPQHYNNAAWLLELERGDGLITLAANLDFIENPAIDDYDHAEFFWYMLHGLHDEPQAVWLIHQDDMPPLWQLLWEHAWALVLTLASLIPLTLLALSPRFGPMIPKPAPARRRILEHIHASGLFMWQRHQQHGDAQYAAFAARVTQLLTGTRKQHDNSNPDA from the coding sequence ATGAAGCTCCAATCCATTCTCATCGGTCTGTTTGTTGCCCTAGTCACAACCACCGGTGTGCTCTGGTTCCTGAATACCTATGAATACAAAGAAGTTGACGAATACATCGGGTTTCGCGGAGAAGCACGAGAGAATCCACTCTTCGCTGCCCGCTTATTTCTGAAACGCATGGGCATCCCCGCTGAGCGCAAAGAGAGCCTGCAAAGGCTACCGGATACCAACACGGTGCTGGTCATCGACACGGATCGTTATACTCTGTCACGCGCAACCGTGGATGAGATCCTTGCATGGGTGGAACGTGGCGGACATCTCATTACCCGTGTGCGTCAAACCCTTGCAGAAACTGACGTTGAAGCCTCAGCCAGCAATGATTTGCTACAACTGGCTTTAGGCGTAACAACCGGCGAGCATATTATCCCCGACGATGACGATCTGCCGCTAGAAGCAGAACTTTCTACCATGAGCCACCCGCTGCAAGTTGACCCAGAGTTTTTCTATGCACTCAATACCACTGCGGAACAAGCCTACCCACAACATTACAACAATGCCGCCTGGCTTTTAGAACTGGAGCGCGGTGATGGTTTAATCACCCTGGCCGCTAACCTAGATTTTATCGAAAACCCCGCGATTGACGATTACGACCATGCAGAATTTTTCTGGTACATGCTGCACGGCTTACACGATGAACCACAAGCAGTCTGGCTTATCCATCAAGATGATATGCCCCCCCTCTGGCAACTGTTATGGGAACATGCCTGGGCATTGGTACTAACGTTGGCAAGCCTTATCCCACTAACCCTGCTGGCTCTCAGCCCACGCTTTGGCCCGATGATTCCCAAACCAGCCCCCGCACGCCGCCGTATTTTGGAACATATCCATGCCAGCGGTCTATTCATGTGGCAACGCCATCAACAACACGGTGATGCCCAATACGCTGCTTTCGCCGCACGTGTCACTCAACTACTAACAGGCACAAGGAAACAACATGACAACAGCAACCCTGACGCTTGA
- a CDS encoding endonuclease, translated as MKLATFNLYQFAAHGYYWHEHTEHNTFTPAEWEQKQHWISTRLHQMNADIVGFQEVFSIPELQQLCSAAGYPHFVHVDTSGVRDDDPLVYCKSVVALASRFPIVTVHPVDIANAVRDELPIPENFRFSRVPICVDVQVPDFGILTVYVSHLKSKRPTTLDMRYPDTLEWQHRVADTLQRLSRGTIASLLQRGLEATLLYHHIVRRLEQDATHPIAVLGDMNDSENSIPLAALTMQERIYTIGGLEAEHWPEGIASWLYTYRLADSFRLAPNMRQRVRPFTKIHRGTGCVLDYILVSNALNPKNTDAKAEVAHYEVWNQHLETDGTAERLQSDHGQVCVELLPCNAPPDYANSIHQRPAHSIKHVADILTRQDFVAYAGGVFQAREHFKQWDSTAKWKNFWSFFFDNEYGWVTSIYGTVPINELYQKQHHSIEHIIPRDFLDRYLTYKNAPRHVRNGASTNPFNFAPSERGLNAKRSNFNFDLDGDKIVRPYNLTLHPDSFSAATGFDADHEWVIPSSNRGDIARALLYMLLVYEIDELYNRHIATLVHWAKVDSPSAWELAYNNWVHSRLGIRNPFIDTPENALQLLNNRDLLASIEYRQ; from the coding sequence ATGAAACTTGCCACTTTTAACCTCTACCAGTTTGCCGCCCACGGGTATTACTGGCATGAACACACGGAACACAATACCTTTACGCCCGCCGAGTGGGAGCAAAAACAGCACTGGATTAGCACACGCCTGCACCAAATGAATGCAGACATCGTGGGCTTTCAAGAAGTATTCAGCATCCCCGAACTTCAGCAATTGTGTTCAGCGGCGGGGTATCCGCATTTTGTTCACGTTGACACTTCCGGTGTGCGTGACGATGATCCATTGGTGTATTGCAAGTCCGTGGTCGCATTAGCCTCGCGCTTTCCGATCGTTACGGTTCATCCAGTCGACATTGCAAACGCTGTGCGTGATGAATTGCCGATTCCTGAGAATTTCCGGTTTAGCCGCGTTCCTATCTGTGTGGATGTGCAAGTGCCTGATTTTGGGATATTGACCGTCTACGTGTCACACCTGAAATCCAAACGCCCCACTACCTTGGATATGCGTTACCCGGATACGCTGGAATGGCAGCACCGTGTCGCCGATACCTTGCAACGCTTATCACGCGGTACGATTGCCTCCCTCTTGCAACGGGGTTTAGAAGCCACCCTGCTCTACCACCACATTGTGCGCCGATTAGAACAGGATGCGACTCACCCCATTGCGGTGCTGGGCGATATGAATGACAGTGAAAATTCCATTCCACTCGCAGCCCTGACCATGCAGGAACGTATTTACACGATTGGCGGCTTAGAAGCAGAACACTGGCCAGAAGGCATTGCCTCGTGGTTATACACGTACCGCTTGGCAGATAGCTTCCGACTTGCCCCGAATATGCGGCAGCGGGTACGCCCGTTTACCAAGATTCATCGCGGCACCGGCTGCGTACTCGACTATATCCTCGTCTCCAATGCGCTTAATCCTAAAAATACCGATGCCAAAGCTGAAGTGGCGCATTACGAAGTCTGGAATCAGCATTTGGAAACCGACGGGACTGCCGAACGCTTGCAGTCCGATCACGGGCAAGTTTGCGTGGAACTGCTGCCTTGTAATGCGCCCCCAGACTACGCCAATAGTATTCACCAACGCCCCGCCCACAGCATTAAACACGTTGCTGATATTCTCACCCGGCAGGATTTTGTGGCGTATGCCGGAGGTGTATTCCAAGCGCGTGAACATTTCAAACAATGGGACAGCACCGCCAAATGGAAAAACTTCTGGTCATTTTTCTTCGATAACGAATACGGCTGGGTCACGTCGATTTACGGCACAGTTCCCATCAATGAGCTGTACCAGAAGCAACATCACAGCATTGAACACATTATCCCCCGCGATTTCTTAGACCGTTACCTTACTTACAAAAACGCACCGCGTCATGTACGCAATGGGGCAAGCACCAACCCGTTCAATTTCGCCCCCTCGGAACGCGGCTTGAATGCCAAACGCTCTAACTTCAATTTCGATCTGGACGGCGATAAAATTGTGCGGCCGTACAACCTCACCCTACACCCGGATAGTTTCAGCGCTGCCACGGGCTTTGATGCGGATCACGAATGGGTCATCCCCTCCAGTAACCGGGGCGACATTGCCCGTGCACTGTTGTACATGTTGCTGGTATACGAAATCGACGAACTTTATAATCGCCACATTGCGACTCTGGTACACTGGGCAAAGGTAGACAGCCCCAGTGCGTGGGAACTTGCTTACAATAACTGGGTACATTCCCGCTTGGGTATCCGAAATCCGTTTATTGATACACCTGAAAATGCATTACAATTGCTGAATAATCGCGACTTGCTGGCTTCCATTGAATACCGGCAATAA
- the hisC gene encoding histidinol-phosphate transaminase, producing the protein MQTTVDFKTLAVTGVQALQPYQPGKPIEELERELGISNILKLASNENPLGASPKAQAALATALKSLELYPDGSGYQLKAAIADKFGLQSAQITLGNGSNDVLDIIARAFLDNSRAAVFSEYAFAVYPIVIQSVGAELQPAKANPSTHDTMPYGHNLANLAAKITDKTRVVFIANPNNPTGTWLGKEELHRFLSRVPEDVIVVIDEAYTEYVTDPTFPNALAWLAEFPNLIVTRTFSKIYGLAGLRVGYAASNPAIADMLNRVRQPFNVNSLALAAAQAALGDDDFLERSVATNAAGLQQWFAACAENGWEYMPTAGNFITINMQRPAAPLYDALLREGVIVRPIGGYGLPQHLRITVGTAAQNTRCINALQKVLTA; encoded by the coding sequence ATGCAAACGACTGTTGATTTCAAAACACTGGCGGTAACAGGGGTGCAAGCCTTGCAACCCTATCAGCCCGGCAAACCCATCGAAGAGCTGGAGCGCGAACTGGGGATTAGCAATATCCTCAAACTGGCTTCCAACGAAAATCCCCTCGGCGCAAGCCCCAAAGCGCAAGCGGCGCTGGCTACCGCTCTCAAATCGCTGGAACTTTACCCTGACGGCAGTGGTTATCAGTTGAAAGCGGCGATTGCGGACAAGTTTGGTTTGCAAAGCGCACAAATCACTTTAGGTAACGGTTCTAATGATGTGTTAGACATCATTGCCCGTGCATTTCTGGATAATAGCCGTGCTGCCGTTTTTTCAGAATATGCGTTTGCGGTTTACCCGATTGTGATTCAATCTGTCGGTGCGGAATTGCAGCCTGCTAAAGCGAATCCGTCTACGCACGATACCATGCCTTATGGGCATAATCTGGCAAACCTTGCCGCGAAAATTACCGATAAAACCCGCGTGGTGTTCATTGCGAACCCAAATAATCCGACAGGGACGTGGTTGGGTAAGGAAGAGCTGCACCGTTTTCTAAGCCGCGTGCCGGAAGATGTGATCGTGGTGATTGACGAAGCCTACACCGAATACGTGACCGACCCGACCTTCCCGAATGCCTTAGCGTGGCTGGCAGAATTCCCGAATTTGATTGTAACGCGCACGTTTTCCAAGATTTACGGTTTGGCAGGGTTACGGGTGGGTTATGCAGCCTCCAACCCTGCGATTGCGGATATGCTGAATCGGGTGCGTCAGCCCTTCAATGTGAATTCACTGGCTCTGGCGGCGGCGCAAGCGGCGTTGGGCGATGATGATTTTCTTGAGCGCAGTGTGGCAACCAATGCGGCAGGTTTGCAGCAATGGTTTGCGGCGTGTGCCGAGAATGGCTGGGAATACATGCCGACAGCGGGCAATTTTATCACCATCAATATGCAGCGTCCGGCAGCACCGTTATATGATGCATTGTTGCGTGAAGGCGTGATTGTGCGCCCGATTGGTGGGTATGGTTTGCCGCAACATTTGCGGATTACGGTTGGCACGGCTGCGCAGAATACGCGCTGTATCAATGCGTTGCAGAAGGTTCTTACCGCGTGA
- a CDS encoding DUF58 domain-containing protein translates to MILPARRSFQLVGVNAVIALFASIFPDLIGVWYVTVGISLLLAFADLLLVVTEPIPRAERFVPHSLPLGVKRTVQLRIHNTSKRSLTLEVFDHFPLEVSTQGFPLRLGLAVGKFAEPLYEITANERGKLHFPCLQLRILSPLQLWWHDVKLPVASATKVYPNFAAVAQYALMATDHHLSHMGIMKKRRRGEGQDFHQLREYRAGDSLRQIDWKASSRMRKPISREYQDERDQEIIFLLDCGHRMLAKDDELSHFDHTLNAILLLTYVALRQGDAVGLGSFAGQHRWLPAHKGQHHVQHMLNALYDLQPTTHAPDYAQAATELLVRQKKRALIVLLTNLRDEDLDDLLPALHILRKRHLVLLASMREQAIDQALDAPVDNLEDALHTAAVQHYLATREATLNRVRAAGIRCLDVPPAELSVNLINHYLDIKRSGLL, encoded by the coding sequence ATGATATTGCCCGCTCGCCGCAGCTTTCAACTGGTTGGCGTGAATGCAGTGATCGCCTTGTTTGCCAGCATTTTCCCTGACCTCATCGGTGTCTGGTATGTGACCGTTGGTATCAGCTTACTGCTGGCGTTCGCTGATTTATTGCTGGTCGTAACAGAACCAATACCGCGTGCTGAACGGTTTGTGCCACACTCCTTACCGTTGGGCGTGAAACGTACTGTACAATTGCGGATTCACAATACCAGCAAGCGCTCCCTCACACTGGAGGTTTTCGATCATTTTCCTTTGGAAGTTAGCACTCAAGGTTTTCCACTTCGCTTAGGGTTAGCAGTAGGCAAATTCGCTGAACCTTTGTATGAAATAACCGCGAACGAACGCGGCAAACTGCACTTCCCTTGCTTGCAACTGCGGATTCTATCCCCCCTGCAACTGTGGTGGCATGACGTCAAGCTACCGGTAGCCTCCGCAACCAAGGTATACCCTAACTTTGCGGCTGTAGCGCAATATGCGCTCATGGCAACGGATCATCACCTCAGTCACATGGGTATTATGAAAAAACGCCGCCGGGGTGAGGGTCAGGATTTCCATCAATTACGTGAGTACCGTGCTGGCGACAGTCTGCGTCAAATTGACTGGAAAGCCAGTTCCCGAATGCGCAAACCCATTTCCCGTGAATATCAGGATGAACGCGATCAAGAAATCATTTTCTTACTGGATTGCGGGCATCGGATGCTGGCGAAAGATGACGAACTGTCGCATTTCGATCACACCTTGAACGCCATTTTACTGTTAACTTACGTGGCATTACGCCAAGGCGATGCGGTCGGGTTAGGCAGTTTTGCGGGGCAACATCGCTGGCTACCCGCCCACAAGGGGCAACACCATGTGCAGCATATGCTGAATGCGTTGTATGATTTACAACCGACTACCCACGCCCCAGATTATGCGCAAGCAGCCACTGAACTGCTGGTACGCCAGAAAAAACGTGCCTTGATTGTACTCCTGACTAATTTGCGGGATGAGGATTTGGATGACTTATTACCCGCTTTGCATATCCTGCGCAAACGCCATCTGGTACTGTTGGCGAGTATGCGCGAACAAGCCATCGATCAAGCGCTAGATGCACCCGTGGATAATCTGGAAGATGCCTTACATACCGCTGCCGTACAGCATTACTTGGCAACACGCGAGGCAACCCTGAACCGGGTGCGGGCAGCAGGGATTCGTTGTTTGGATGTACCACCCGCAGAATTATCGGTGAATTTGATTAACCACTATCTGGATATTAAACGGAGTGGTTTGCTGTAG
- a CDS encoding prephenate dehydrogenase/arogenate dehydrogenase family protein → MIKKLVIFGVGLIGGSLALALREAHFCETVVGCSRNAVHLQKAVELGVIDSFSLDPAEAVRDADMVLLAVPMGAMRYLLQQIKPALSADAILTDAGSTKGSIVAEVAQVFGADFPRFVPGHPIAGREKSGVEAAIPDLYVNRRVILTPQAHTDADAVAKVEAMWRVTGALLEQMPVELHDQVLAATSHLPHVLAFSLVDTLLNMPQREDILRYAAGGFRDFTRIASSDPVMWRDICLTNRAAILEVINAFQHNLGEFAALIEAQDGEALHKRMTHAKQARDNYVAQFEAQQP, encoded by the coding sequence GTGATTAAAAAGCTGGTTATCTTTGGTGTCGGACTGATCGGCGGGTCGCTGGCGTTGGCATTGCGTGAAGCACATTTCTGCGAAACGGTGGTGGGGTGCAGTCGCAATGCGGTGCATTTGCAAAAAGCGGTGGAGTTGGGGGTGATCGACAGCTTCAGCCTTGACCCGGCGGAGGCGGTGCGCGATGCCGATATGGTCTTGTTGGCTGTGCCGATGGGTGCAATGCGGTACTTATTGCAGCAAATCAAACCGGCATTGTCGGCGGATGCGATTCTTACCGATGCAGGCAGCACCAAGGGCAGTATCGTGGCGGAGGTCGCTCAAGTTTTCGGTGCAGATTTCCCCCGTTTTGTGCCGGGGCATCCGATTGCAGGGCGTGAAAAGAGCGGGGTGGAAGCGGCAATTCCTGATTTGTACGTCAACCGCCGTGTGATTTTGACCCCGCAGGCGCACACGGACGCCGATGCCGTTGCGAAGGTTGAGGCTATGTGGCGCGTGACGGGCGCATTGCTAGAACAAATGCCGGTGGAATTGCATGATCAGGTGTTGGCGGCAACCAGCCATTTGCCGCATGTGCTGGCATTTTCGCTGGTGGATACGCTGCTGAATATGCCGCAACGCGAAGATATTTTGCGTTATGCGGCGGGTGGATTTCGTGATTTTACCCGCATTGCATCCAGCGATCCGGTGATGTGGCGGGATATTTGCCTGACGAACAGAGCGGCGATTCTTGAGGTGATTAATGCTTTCCAACACAATTTGGGTGAATTTGCTGCTTTGATTGAAGCACAGGATGGCGAAGCGCTGCACAAGCGTATGACACATGCCAAACAAGCCCGTGACAATTATGTTGCCCAATTTGAGGCGCAACAGCCGTAG